In a genomic window of Leisingera caerulea DSM 24564:
- a CDS encoding phage tail tip fiber protein: MKLLFASLLALLALTQPADAASIGAALVALGTAFKAYVAANAIAGFALRTLISAGVSQLVKKFKQRKQRKPGLQTTATTSGGTDPQGTVLGRHATAGHLVYQNSYLENNCYLVHIIEVSDLPGVKLRRLIVDGEYTDIAEEADQFGNSQLLGKKDAAGVPFGWIHYYDGTQTAADPYIVSELQDKEDRPWTENHILTGICYAIVIFKRNDGVYPNGRPQVRFELGSPPLYDPRQDTTAGGSGTHRWNDPSTWSETENLMVIAYNVMRGITLPCGSVWGGGFPAEDLPYQEWAAAMDACDLGVGGNSRPQFRGGMEIRFEEAPADFLEEVFASANADILELGGYWYPLVGSENTIAADLTEGDLLVSEGWKHDPFPGLETAYNAVTVTHTSPNALWNPAAPITLTKPEWEAEDGGQRMFSLKLPMVFNAQQARQLGNALLKENRRFRTHRLPLPPEFARLRPLLKVRFTSDWYGYGAKAFTITEMAYDLLTLNVSVSLREWDHSDYDPDLALEIPEAPQVTTPIIVEDAGVPGFGVSGVEIKDADGVVRGVAIRAVWDPDLAYSAEGISFQVRVKNGDDERFSASASDLKLGTFRLEPMQGATDYEARAKAISRSRKTNWTGWLPVTTPEFRLQPDVLDETVWQAVSDDAASIAAGLDDQLVLDRIDPLESAVQRELQIRDVQSFHAAEALGLIGDQVLWALTKVSEIDGRMADAGIFKDPETGTVRIYGIEAEAERISEAEIRLSAAEASISLSATQAWVNQQISNAVLDPSQIPVVDDLQVRVNQVEADLDAAEAAITLKASQTELDGMETRLTSAEVDIDAAGAAIGLKVDQAKFDAAESRLSTAEFQISTLEGPSITQTVSDVRTIHEQLAAQDVATLEQLLLAYDQREALKTQIAYATQDIRARVDDERAATAAITAALGVAIENSVALVEAEKLVRASGDNALASTIDALEVRLDGDIAAQSTALSALTTRVTDAEGTITSQSQSLTSLDSRLTTAEGSISGNATAVSQLDTRVADAEGDISSQATAITTLQSNVGSNSASIQQTMQAVNGVMGEYTLRIDNNGHVSGMVVRSELDDQGQPASEVAFQSDKFAIVSADGSQKRSPFVVYTEDTTIGGVLVPAGVYMRKAAIRNGSIGNAEIAGSLQSDNYAEDADGIPTEGVKIDFRNDVVKLAGPVISRNIEAAAGSFWTGGPITVDPNSGLYQVETWELVETGLQVPVDQVWMASNKTYLAYAAFDGSATAPGGISGNSEYWGCKAEVLPFARWNGPQQLYLRIELWAKGISALHRSGNATLGGKIHWKLYEVT, from the coding sequence ATGAAGCTGCTGTTTGCCTCCCTGCTGGCGCTGCTGGCACTCACCCAGCCTGCAGACGCGGCGTCAATCGGGGCCGCACTGGTGGCTCTGGGCACCGCGTTTAAAGCCTACGTCGCCGCGAATGCAATCGCTGGATTTGCCCTGAGAACGCTGATCAGTGCGGGCGTTTCTCAGCTGGTGAAGAAGTTCAAGCAGCGCAAACAGCGCAAGCCCGGCCTTCAGACGACCGCAACGACATCCGGCGGAACGGATCCCCAAGGGACTGTTCTGGGCCGTCACGCAACGGCCGGGCACTTGGTCTACCAGAACAGCTACCTGGAGAATAACTGCTACCTGGTCCACATCATCGAGGTCAGCGATCTTCCAGGCGTCAAGCTTCGCCGACTTATCGTCGACGGGGAATACACCGACATCGCTGAAGAAGCCGATCAGTTCGGCAACTCGCAGCTCCTGGGCAAGAAGGACGCCGCCGGCGTCCCGTTCGGCTGGATCCACTATTATGACGGGACGCAAACTGCGGCCGATCCCTATATCGTGTCCGAGCTGCAGGATAAGGAAGACCGGCCGTGGACCGAAAACCACATCCTTACCGGCATCTGCTACGCAATTGTCATCTTCAAGCGGAACGACGGCGTCTACCCGAACGGCAGGCCGCAAGTCCGCTTCGAACTGGGGTCCCCGCCTCTGTACGATCCCCGGCAGGACACCACGGCCGGGGGCAGCGGAACGCACCGCTGGAACGACCCCTCCACCTGGTCCGAAACCGAAAACCTAATGGTGATCGCCTACAACGTCATGCGCGGGATCACCCTGCCCTGCGGCAGCGTCTGGGGCGGTGGCTTCCCGGCTGAGGACCTGCCTTACCAGGAGTGGGCGGCCGCCATGGACGCCTGCGACCTGGGCGTCGGCGGCAACTCCCGCCCGCAGTTCCGCGGCGGGATGGAGATCCGCTTCGAAGAGGCGCCGGCCGACTTTCTGGAAGAAGTGTTCGCTTCGGCCAACGCTGATATCCTGGAACTTGGCGGGTACTGGTATCCGCTGGTCGGTTCTGAGAACACAATTGCCGCTGACCTGACGGAGGGGGACCTGTTGGTCTCAGAGGGCTGGAAACACGATCCCTTTCCCGGCCTCGAAACCGCTTACAACGCCGTGACCGTCACCCACACGTCGCCCAATGCGCTCTGGAACCCTGCCGCTCCGATCACTTTGACTAAGCCTGAATGGGAAGCCGAAGATGGCGGCCAGAGGATGTTCAGTCTCAAGCTGCCGATGGTTTTCAACGCACAGCAGGCGCGCCAGCTCGGCAACGCGCTGCTAAAGGAAAACCGCCGCTTCCGCACCCACCGCCTGCCGCTTCCTCCGGAGTTTGCGCGCCTGCGGCCGCTGCTGAAAGTCCGGTTCACCTCGGACTGGTACGGGTACGGCGCGAAGGCCTTCACCATTACGGAAATGGCCTATGATCTACTCACGCTGAATGTGTCTGTGAGCCTGCGCGAATGGGACCACAGCGATTATGATCCGGACCTTGCGCTTGAAATCCCTGAAGCGCCCCAGGTGACCACACCGATCATCGTCGAAGATGCCGGTGTGCCTGGTTTCGGCGTGTCTGGTGTCGAGATCAAAGACGCAGACGGCGTAGTCCGCGGCGTGGCGATCCGTGCGGTCTGGGATCCCGACCTCGCCTATTCCGCCGAAGGGATCTCGTTCCAGGTACGGGTCAAGAATGGCGACGACGAACGGTTCAGCGCCAGCGCTTCGGACCTGAAACTCGGCACCTTCCGGCTGGAACCGATGCAAGGCGCGACGGACTACGAAGCGCGGGCAAAGGCCATCTCCAGGAGCAGGAAGACAAATTGGACCGGCTGGCTGCCGGTCACCACTCCGGAGTTCCGGCTTCAGCCAGACGTATTGGACGAGACGGTTTGGCAGGCGGTTTCCGATGATGCGGCTTCGATTGCGGCCGGGTTGGACGATCAACTGGTCCTGGACCGCATTGATCCGCTGGAGAGTGCGGTGCAGCGGGAGCTGCAGATCCGCGACGTGCAGTCTTTCCATGCCGCCGAAGCGCTAGGGTTGATCGGGGACCAAGTGCTCTGGGCGCTCACCAAGGTTTCCGAAATTGACGGCCGCATGGCAGATGCCGGGATATTCAAGGACCCCGAAACCGGCACTGTGCGCATCTACGGGATCGAGGCTGAAGCGGAGCGGATCAGCGAGGCGGAGATCCGGCTTTCCGCCGCGGAGGCGAGTATTTCCCTGTCTGCCACCCAGGCTTGGGTCAATCAGCAGATTTCAAATGCAGTTCTGGACCCCAGTCAAATCCCGGTAGTGGACGATCTGCAGGTGCGGGTCAATCAGGTCGAAGCGGACCTGGACGCTGCTGAGGCGGCAATTACCCTCAAGGCCAGCCAGACCGAACTGGACGGGATGGAAACCCGCCTGACTTCGGCGGAGGTCGACATTGACGCGGCCGGGGCGGCGATTGGCCTGAAGGTAGATCAGGCCAAGTTTGATGCCGCCGAAAGCCGCCTTTCCACTGCTGAATTTCAGATCAGCACTTTGGAGGGGCCTTCCATCACCCAGACGGTGAGCGATGTGCGCACCATTCACGAACAGCTAGCGGCGCAGGACGTGGCTACACTGGAGCAGCTTCTGCTGGCTTATGATCAGCGTGAGGCACTCAAAACCCAAATTGCCTATGCCACCCAAGACATTCGGGCGCGGGTAGACGATGAGCGCGCGGCCACCGCCGCCATCACCGCGGCGCTGGGGGTTGCGATTGAGAACAGCGTGGCGCTGGTTGAAGCGGAAAAGCTGGTGCGCGCGAGCGGTGATAATGCGCTGGCCAGCACAATAGATGCCCTGGAGGTGCGGCTGGACGGGGATATTGCAGCGCAGTCCACGGCTTTGTCTGCTCTGACTACCCGCGTCACGGATGCCGAGGGCACGATAACCAGCCAAAGCCAAAGCCTGACCAGCCTGGACAGCCGCCTGACCACGGCAGAGGGCAGTATTTCCGGCAACGCCACGGCGGTGAGCCAGCTGGATACGAGGGTCGCGGATGCCGAAGGGGATATCTCCAGCCAGGCCACGGCGATAACCACACTGCAATCCAATGTGGGGAGCAACAGCGCCAGCATTCAGCAGACCATGCAGGCCGTGAACGGGGTGATGGGTGAATACACCCTGCGGATTGACAATAACGGCCACGTCTCGGGCATGGTGGTGCGCTCTGAGTTGGATGACCAGGGCCAGCCAGCCTCTGAGGTGGCGTTTCAGTCGGACAAGTTCGCAATTGTCTCAGCGGACGGGTCGCAAAAACGCAGCCCCTTTGTGGTCTACACCGAGGACACCACGATAGGTGGCGTGCTGGTGCCCGCGGGCGTCTACATGCGCAAGGCAGCGATCCGAAACGGCTCCATCGGCAACGCTGAAATTGCGGGCAGCCTGCAATCTGACAATTACGCCGAGGACGCCGATGGCATTCCCACGGAAGGCGTGAAAATCGACTTCCGTAACGACGTGGTGAAGCTGGCAGGGCCTGTCATCAGCCGCAACATTGAAGCGGCCGCGGGCAGCTTCTGGACTGGCGGACCGATCACCGTGGATCCGAATTCCGGCCTGTACCAGGTGGAGACGTGGGAGCTGGTGGAAACCGGGCTGCAAGTGCCGGTGGATCAGGTCTGGATGGCGTCCAACAAAACCTACCTGGCCTATGCGGCCTTCGACGGCAGCGCGACGGCGCCAGGCGGCATCAGCGGCAATTCTGAGTATTGGGGCTGCAAGGCCGAGGTTCTGCCTTTTGCCCGCTGGAACGGGCCGCAGCAGCTGTATCTGCGGATCGAGCTGTGGGCCAAGGGCATCAGCGCCTTGCACCGCTCCGGCAACGCCACGCTGGGCGGAAAAATTCACTGGAAACTATATGAGGTTACATAA
- a CDS encoding DUF6950 family protein codes for MACPVGRLMMTRAELLFDYLSGVRARAAALRPSVFDCAHFAAGWVKACSGADLAADWRGQYSSLDEGRAKLKAAGYGDLDELAAAHLREISGWGSSQPGDVAAIRDQGHIALGIIGGPQIHVLGLKGLDYVYLDRAERVFRP; via the coding sequence ATGGCCTGTCCCGTGGGGCGGCTGATGATGACCCGGGCCGAACTCCTCTTTGACTATTTGAGCGGCGTCCGTGCCAGGGCGGCCGCCCTCCGCCCGTCGGTCTTCGACTGCGCCCATTTCGCCGCGGGGTGGGTGAAGGCCTGTTCGGGCGCCGACCTGGCTGCTGACTGGCGCGGCCAGTACAGCAGCCTCGACGAAGGCCGGGCCAAGCTCAAGGCCGCCGGATACGGGGATCTGGACGAGCTGGCTGCAGCGCATCTGCGCGAGATCAGCGGCTGGGGCAGCTCACAGCCCGGCGATGTCGCTGCGATCCGCGACCAGGGCCACATCGCGCTGGGGATCATCGGCGGCCCTCAGATCCATGTTCTGGGGCTTAAAGGGCTGGATTACGTCTACCTGGATCGCGCTGAAAGGGTGTTCAGACCATGA